A genomic window from Erpetoichthys calabaricus chromosome 17, fErpCal1.3, whole genome shotgun sequence includes:
- the LOC114667336 gene encoding cytochrome P450 1A1, which translates to MTFPMLVPLTVSESLLALVTICLVYWWLKVKSSKIPDGLKRPPGPKPLPIIGNLLDLGRMPHQSLKTMSQTYGDVFQIQIGMRPVVVLSNYDIVRQALLKQGDDFAGRPDLYSFQFVSNGKSIAFSHDHHGVWKPRRKLAQNALRTFSFVQKQDSRYSSVLEQYICEEGDYLVKKIVDIMKSKGSFDPFRYIVVSVTNIICAMCFGQRYSHDDEELLSFVNLSEQFGAVAGNGNPADFIPILRFLPNPAMRKFVDINARFNKFVERIVKDHYRTFDKNNIRDITDSLIEHCQDKKVDENSNIQISDDKIISIVNDLFGAGFDTVTSSMSWALLYLSLYPEIQKKIHEEIDMNVDKQHGPRLSDKSNLPYVEAFILEMLRHSSFVPFTIPHCTTKDTSLNGLYIPKNTCIFINQWQINHDPNHWKDPSSFSPERFLEDGGTSINRALAEKVMIFGMGKRRCIGESIARAEIFLFLTVLLQHLEFYSLPSKPIDLTPKYGLILRHDRFHLGAALRT; encoded by the exons ATGACTTTCCCAATGCTGGTTCCTCTTACGGTCTCCGAGAGCCTGCTTGCATTAGTGACCATATGCTTGGTCTACTGGTGGCTAAAAGTAAAGAGCTCCAAGATCCCAGATGGCTTAAAAAGACCACCAGGACCAAAACCCCTCCCTATAATTGGTAACTTGTTAGACCTTGGCAGAATGCCTCACCAGAGCCTCAAAACAATGAGCCAAACCTATGGCGACGTTTTTCAGATTCAGATTGGGATGCGCCCTGTTGTAGTCCTGAGCAATTATGACATCGTACGGCAAGCGCTCCTTAAACAAGGAGATGACTTCGCCGGACGTCCAGACTTATATTCTTTTCAGTTTGTTTCAAATGGCAAAAGCATCGCTTTCAGCCATGATCATCACGGGGTGTGGAAACCACGACGCAAGCTGGCACAAAATGCTCTGCGTACCTTTTCGTTCGTCCAAAAACAGGATAGCAGGTACTCCTCCGTCCTTGAGCAATATATTTGTGAAGAAGGCGATTATTTGGTGAAGAAAATAGTAGATATCATGAAGTCCAAAGGAAGTTTCGATCCCTTCCGTTATATTGTGGTTTCAGTAACCAACATTATCTGCGCCATGTGCTTTGGACAGCGCTACAGCCACGACGATGAAGAGCTGCTCAGTTTTGTCAATCTGTCTGAGCAGTTTGGCGCAGTAGCTGGCAACGGAAACCCTGCCGACTTCATCCCCATTCTTCGTTTCCTCCCAAACCCAGCGATGCGCAAATTTGTTGATATCAATGCACGTTTCAACAAATTTGTTGAGAGAATTGTAAAAGACCACTACCGTACATTTGACAAG AATAATATCCGCGACATCACTGACTCATTGATAGAACACTGTCAAGACAAAAAAGTCGATGAAAATTCAAACATTCAGATTTCAGATGACAAAATCATCTCCATAGTAAATGATCTGTTTGGAGCTG GTTTTGACACAGTTACTTCATCTATGTCATGGGCACTTTTGTACCTTTCACTCTATCCTGAAATCCAAAAGAAAATTCATGAGGAAATAG atatgaATGTGGACAAACAGCATGGACCTAGGCTCTCTGATAAATCTAACCTGCCATATGTTGAAGCATTTATCCTAGAAATGCTGAGGCATTCTTCTTTTGTGCCTTTCACCATTCCACATTG CACCACAAAAGATACATCTCTTAATGGTTTATACATTCCTAAGAACACCTGCATCTTTATTAACCAATGGCAAATCAACCATGATCC GAATCACTGGAAGGATCCTTCTTCTTTTTCACCAGAACGCTTCCTTGAAGATGGTGGTACCAGCATCAACAGAGCCTTAGCGGAGAAAGTTATGATTTTTGGCATGGGAAAGCGTCGTTGCATTGGAGAGTCAATAGCACGTGCAGAAATCTTTCTTTTCCTCACTGTACTCCTTCAACATTTGGAGTTTTATAGTTTACCTAGCAAACCAATTGACCTCACACCAAAATACGGACTGATCTTGAGGCATGATCGCTTCCATCTTGGTGCGGCTTTGCGCACCTGA